Sequence from the Zeugodacus cucurbitae isolate PBARC_wt_2022May chromosome 5, idZeuCucr1.2, whole genome shotgun sequence genome:
AGGCAGAGAACACCTTGCGGCCACTCAATGAAGGAAGTTTTCTTGTGCGCAACTGCGAATCCACCAAGCAAGACTACTCACTTTCCCTTAAGTAAGCACTTAAACGAACAATTattaaagataaaataaaaacatataattgaaataaatttagggGTGCCAAAGGATTTATGCATATGCGCATCCAACGCAACGAATCGGGCCAATACATTTTAGGCCAGTTTAGTCGTCCATTTGAAGCTGTCCCCGATATGATCCGACATTTTTGCCTAAATCGCTTGCCAGTTCGTGGAGCAGAGCATATGTGTTTAATTGAGCCAGTCATAGTTCAGTTATTATAGGCCTTTATACGAGATAGTTTCCGATTACTTtagaaatgtacatatgttaaaaaGCATATTATATAGTTATTAAGTGATATATGCATGAATGTATACACTTTTACtgacaaaaatatatgaacagAAAACGATAAATAATAAGACAATACCAGTAAAATAACACGAATGCATAATacccatatgtaaatatatttatttaatatatatgcatgtattccTGGGTGACAAAAAACTATTGCCTTTGCACCTGGAGTTACGCATCTATAATACATGTATTCACAATGCGACACGATGGATTACTAGGGGTTTACGAAGCAACAAGcggttaaattattaaaaaaaagttatatataaaatatcaaaatattagatGCACATTCACTTCCATACAAGAGAcacgcttacatatgtatatgcaagtatatatattgtttatgatgtatatatacataaatatgtaagcaCTATTTACATAAATGCTTATATGCTGAAGCCTGAGGTTCTGCATAATGCATAAATAGTACATTTACGCACATATTgatcatacatacacataaatatatgcatatatgtatatttgaaagcATTGGTTTGAAAggatttgttattaattttaatttaaaaccttCAATAAAGAacctgtaaataaattaaattatttacaagcaTGCATACACTCTTGGGTGTAAGTTTTGTTGAAGAGCTCAAAGAGCAAAACTAATTtagatacaaatttatatagaaGTTATGTGCTATTAGACACTTATTAAATAAATCTGATTGAATTTagtgcaatatttatttaattttaagtaccacatatattttcaataattttgaatgtttttgcTGTCTCAATGCTGAATTTTAAAGGTGCAATAACTTAATTGATATTATGATTACTCTTGTTAATTTctcacaaaataatataaaacgttgcatattgtaaaatatttatttatggtatTATTTTAtcgatgtaattatttttaattctatatcttcaacataacaaaaatttcaaattgaattaatttatttaaataaatagagattttgatttaaaatacaaataatcagTGCTAAAAGCAATAAGCAAAGCACACTATTATCTGATATGCACCATAAGAACTATACAATTTTACCCGTTCtgcaaatgaaaattatatacaacgTTACAAAACAAGAAAACTAATCAtcgatacaaaaatatatattatgaatGTACATACCCGTGTaggtattataataaaaaaaatataatttttcattttcaaatataaattggaATAAGTTTTATGATAGTACCGCTTATGTATACAATTTACATGAAACGTAATAATAGAAAGGTTTcgttaaaattcttaattatgTATTGGATCcgtatatacattaaaaaaaacgtTTCTATAAAATTGCTGGTAGAAATAGTGATATTAGAATAAGCTTTTTCAGtttcataaataatacataCGAAACTCTTCACTTCGCTTAAGGTTTTACagctaaaagttttaaaattttgaccaaatggaataatttaataagaagtcaaaatattattgtatatggAATAATTATGTGCGAGTATGTACttagaaaagtttttaaaaacaagatttttgtttgatatattcttttagagaaaaaaataaactactTTTGAAAGTActagtattttaaaaaatacttgaCCGATATTCACAAATACATACtcataattaatatacataaatcaatAATGTATAATTAGTGGTAGATATTCATActataaataaaagcatattaaCCAAAGCATTTTATACTATTAATTCATTTTGGAAATTAACTCATTTCCGGTAAAATAGAGGAAGATTTATGTAAGAACGATTCTTAAATTATGATTGACAATTATTACGGCTGCCGGTTGTACGATACAGGAATTGACCAGGACTTTATCCGACCAAAAGCGGACATTTCGTAGTAGGAAAAAGTTTCAAAGTGAATGTATATTATGTATTCAAATGAGATGGcttcaattataataatatgcataagtttagatatatatgtacttactcTTTTGTTTCAGGCAGCCATAAGAAAATATATCTAGATGTTCtccgtatatacatacataaaaaatccACTTATCTATTTATTGATGCATGCACACGGAAATTAATGcagaatttttatacatttgaaaaatatgGGTCACACAAATTTCTTAACTTTTGCACATCACATTTGTTAACTCAATATGTACTTGTCTTATAAATATCGTTTCAAGAGTAAAAAGTATAGAATGCGAactaaagaaataaaacaacgaacacatatttatgtaagttCCTTTTAAGCAAGTAACTTTTACTTCTTTCCAAGAAAAATTCTTTCTGTAAATGAAAAATGCTAACCTGAAACTTTATTTGGCTTTAACGCGCGCTTTGACATGTCGGACattttcttttagtaatttttggtTATTAGTGGCAACACTAGTATTTCCCTCGTTCGTCGCGAATTTTATAAcgaatgaagaaaatattatcatTAGAATAATCGACATAGAAGTTAAGCATGCTTATGTTTTATTTCATGCAAAAGgttttttctgaaatgaaatcTTATTCCTATATTCTTCAATGTTCAAAATTATTAGCAATTGGCACTTCCAATTTATTAGAAATCCGGTTCCGCTATTTTTAACCCAAGAATCAGAAGCACAGAGATGTTTAAAACTGACAAGCAAATGTCAgactttaatttcaatttgaaacatCAACAATCTCCTCTTTTTACTAACTCGACTCTCGAAGGCATAATTACTCGCTATTTTTTATTAGCCCATAAAAAGCCAATTGTAACTTAAATTTATTGAGGCCTGAGCAGATACATTAGcagaacaaaaattatttatcaaacTCCTTCAagtattattcaaattaatttaatacaaaattatttaaattgtacactaaaaataagaaaataggcGAAACTTAAAGACCAATTACATGAACAAAGAAAGGTATGGAAAACTATTTtccaataaatatcaaaatttctgCAACGTGTATTGTAGTACTTCAATTTGTTTTCTCGCCGTTTTCGTTTTTGCAGTAACTTTAGAATTGTGTGTTctcttttatttgtaaaatcggctttaagaaaaaattacaaatcttCATCCTCTTCTGGCAATGCGGTTTCTTGAGCTTCTTGTAAATCTCTTTCGATTTGCAGCTGCCAGTCCTTGTCCATTTTGACTTCTGGCGGAAGTAACGCTGGCATAGCCACAAATTCCAAGTTTGGATCTCCAACCAATTTTCGTGCCAGCCATAAGAAAggtttttcaaagttgtaatttGATTTTGCAGATATGTCGTAATACTGAAACAAgtttatatttccatatataatttaagaataaaaatatgtttcaaaaaaaCTTACCTGCAAGTTTTTCTTTCTATGAAAAACTATGCTTTTGGCCTTTACTTTGCGATCCTTGATATCAGCTTTATTACCACATAAGACAATAGGTATATTTTCGCAAACGCGTACTAAATCTCTATGCCAGTTGGGAACGTTTTTGTATGTTACTCGTGAAGTTACATCAAACATAATAATAGCACATTGTCCCTGAATGTAATAGCCGTCACGTAAGCCGCCAAATTTCTCTTGACCAGCTGTGTCCCAGACATTAAAACGGATAGCGCCACGATTTGTATGGAAAATAAGGGGATGCACTTCAACACCGAGTGTAGCAACATATTTTTTCTCGAATTCGCCTGTCATATGACGTTTAACAAAAGTGGTCTTGCCAGTACCACCATCTCCGACCAAAACGCATTTGAATGTGGGAATATCACCTTCCTGAGCCAtttgtgaaattattatatCTTTATTGATCGATGGAGATTCttgaaagtaaaataaacataattatttcaaaagttCCAGAATTAATcgaaaaactaaaatacaagCCAAGCGTTGCTTTCTAGAAATATTTTCTGACGCATACAAATCAAACacttatgcatatacatatgtacacacatatattatatatacgtgCATATATACAACTTTTGCTAGGTCTAGTCAGGCTTTGGCGCCAAAATCATATACAAATGACGCAGCCGTATGCAGAacaatgtattttattagattttcagttttatgtgctattttcacaaaaatcgatttttcgaacaTATTTACTTTACTAGTGCATAAATGCCGGTAGACAGATGCGTATTAATCGTCACTTACGAGAAAGGAATACCTAACCTCAACTCATGAAAACGAAACATTTGCATATGCAAAAATTTTGTGTTCATGCTACAAACAGCTAACCACTTAGAAAAGTCCTTTAAGCATATATAATGATTCATATATCACCGTACACctatttcacaaatatttgaaactttGGAATTCTAGTTTTGAGTTGTTCTAAAGTGAAGTAAAACCACGCTATAAAATTTTACGACTGGTCCACATGCCAATACTGAAATGTACGTGCCCACTAATAATTTCActcttatattaataataaagcaaCCTTTCACACTTTTCCTTTAACCGTAGAAAATAGAACTTACAATTGCCGTTGCCTCTGTATACCTCAATTTGAAGTATCCAAAATACTCTTCAAGAAAAAATTTGAAGTTAACAACACGCGAAACACACAATCGGACTATTGGTCTGTGAAAATGCGAAAAACTCAATTCCGCTGCTAAGTTCGGTCTGCGGCGAATAACTGTCGGAGCGTTGAAGTAAACTCGTGAAGGTTGGTTGCACTGTGAACGAATGCCTAAGGTTACCATATCTAATAAATGGATTgagattgaaattgaaataaattcccAACACAATCAGTATAAAGTGTCAAGCATAACAGCAAAATTAAGAAATTCATCAAGAATGATATAATAATGATATTACGACATTCGTTTACctttagcttttttgggttttaatatCCTGTCGTATGAAGTTATAAAGATCCAGGGCACggtagtacaaaacaataaaacaaagccAAAAGGTGGAAGTGAGCGATagtgctttattattatttaaaattccatgtgaaatttatatttatcaatttgGTTCACTGTGTTTTACATTtacgttttccatttgacaattcttcatgTTGCTTATTCTCATTCGGGGTTCAGAAGATGTCactatgtcgtaatcttgtattcTATCTTTTTTGGACGTTCATATGTTTAAGTCCACTCCACAAGAATACACATTTTGGTTTAGAATACTAAAGActtaaaaaagctaaaatagAAAACATGTTTGTAGACAATGTCTGCAGGAAACAGATTATTTCCTGGACTATGCAGTGAAAGAACaactgttaatttaatttaaactattttacaaTTCACATATTTTCATTGTATTTACATGTTGTTCAtctttacatttaattaaaatacattaaaaacaaagaacacttaaaataataatttgttagcTAGTTCTAAATATTTGTACGATTAATCCAAAGAAAAATTATGTGGCAATATCCTTATTTCCTAAAGTTAGAAAATGTAGAGTGCAGTGTAGTGTGGAGTGATTGAGAGTGCAGtgataaataatttgaataattcggAATTACTAAGCAAAATTTTAATGTAAGTGTGTAAAGTAATAGTTGTAtcatataatttacaattattttgaatGATTATGCGTCAAATGTtctcaattttattaagatttctTTTGATGGATGTGATATTGGATATTCTGCTCAAGACGCGTACAGTGCGTCCATCCGGTTGACAGCACTTTTATCGATTATTTCTAAGAATAATGGCTGAAAGTTTATCGGAAGGAACAATAATGTAAGCTATGTGGCAACTTCCTCATTTCCAAAAGTTAGAAAATGTAGAGTGCAGTGTAGTGTGGAGTGATTGAGAGTGCAGtgataaataatttgaataattcggAGTTATTAAGCAAAATTTTAATGTAAGTGTGTAAAGTAATAGTTGTAtcatataatttacaattattttgaatGATTATGCGTCAAATAGtctcaattttattaagattccTTGTGATGGAAATATTGCATATTCTGCGCAAGACGCATTCAGTGCGTGACTTCCATCCGGTTGACAGCAGTTTTATCGATTATTTCTAAGAATAATGGCTGAAAGTTTATCGGAAAGAACAATAATGTAAGCTATGTGGCAACTTCCTCATTTCCAAAAGTTAGAAAATTTACAGTACAGTGATCGAGTTATTTAGTGTGCAgtgattaatatataatttgaataattcgcATTTactttgtgaaattttaatgtaagtgtgtaaatttatagatttatttcataatttacaattaattttaatagttaTGCTCGTCAAATTgactcaattttatttaaaatgtgatgaaaatattgaatgttATTCTCAGGGTGTGTTCAGTGTGTGAGTTCCATCCGATTGACAGTCGTTTTAAAACTCCACCCGCTATTTCCTTGTTAGGAAATATGAAAATCTGAGTTAACTTTggtttaaaaataagtttatttttatagatacagtatactctcgaaaagttaatcgattggtattttgggtatatatatacataaattatctgtttttataatattaaatgcatttttaaacttaaaaaaatcattcatttatttgcttcaataaaacatatggatttacaagaaaaacatatgtacatttacatacatacatatgtatttactatgaagagaaaaaatcttgaatattcttttgtttttttcttttgcaatatattttctgaccatttttgtacgacaattcaaaaagtctgagacctgatttgcatcgttttcatttttaaaccagtggatcaagtaggagagtttatttactaaaaagacgcgataaacaagagagtaagtgtttttgcaacatcgtaaaaaacgctgcttgcttcgtttcgaattttttatcacactctctgaaaagtaaattaaaaaatttaatttaaaattaaaaaatttacttttttaaaaaatttactttttcgaggtgcatgtgtaatcttaaaggttaACTTTTCCGcgttaacttttccgcgattatttactttctgagaatttacttttcgagaataTACTGTACTTTCAATATGCTATGCGCATATGTGTTAAATATCCTTTTTTCTGCTTGGGTTTATTGCTGAGTGGTTCTATCTCTGTTTTTAGAGTTTTAGTATTTGGAATGCTAATTATAATAGCAATTATCGGCAaacatattttcggtaaaagcatttttaaattttgttttcatttatcaGGTAAAAGATAGTGATTGAAATACAATTTGggattatatgtttgtatatttgtgtttttttttattctctaatttctagatattttatatttgtaatgtactctatgtacatatattgtaatatttatagATGATGCTGTAACAATTTGAACAAATGAaaactttatatatagtatatattagtatgtaaatataatgcCCATGGAACCGCATCAGATTATTGTACGGCGGAAaacattcaataattttgctttCGATAAactcaattattttatatgGGCTACACATATTACAATAAAACTAgatatatattaaagaaataacgATTTATAAGATTGAAATCATATAGAATTACAACTTTACTGCGAAACAAACtacttaaattgaatttaattcagcTCCCGTTTGTCTCTTTGGCTAATTTGAGCCATTGTTATATATTGCCGCACGAGTCGAGATATCTCATGTGCTTGTTCAGTTTGGACTCGTATAACGCGTTGCTGCATAAGATTGCCAACTTTCATGTCCAAAAAGAGGGCACCGTCTTCCGAACGCACCTGTAATGTTTACgttattaagtaaattttttaaatcagatATATGAACTTATGTATGAGAGTGTACTTACTTTGCGTGTGGATATAACTTCCATAAATGGCCAGTGCTGTAATGTTTCGTGTGTGTTTGGGTCTAGGAATAGCACACCGCGTCTATTTAAGGCCAATATTAAATCACGCCACATTGGATTGCTGTCTTCGACGTGGGGTCCCTCTTCGGCCCAAATGCGTTTCACCGCGAAGAAACTGCTGCCGAACAGAGGCCACGCAGATAATACCGTAAGGAATTGTGCTTTTACTTGACCTGGTGTTAATCCAGAAATTTGCGGCCAAGCTGATTGCACTAAGCTTACCCATTGTGCAGGACGGATTTCCCGAACGCCAAGAGCCGGCTTGGGTAAtagaaatttgatttctttcaTAGCTGGGACATGTGTTAAATCAGCAGCACGATGCAGTAATGCTGCTATACGTGCCATGTCACGGACTATCTCTGCAATTGGTACACCGTTTCCAGGTAATTCCAATAACAACCCCTCTAAGTAGTCTGGCGCCACTTGATTGAAGAGTACTTCTATGTATAGCGGCGTTGGTGCTGGATCTCGTTTTAGAGGAAAATGCCAAACGGATCGGCAGAATATTAAGTAGAATGGTTGACCGGATTTAAGAAGCTCCGTGGTAACATCTAATATATATTCATCGGCTGCCAGGGGCATAGTAAATGCGTCACCTTGTACAATACAGTATAAAGAGAACTCCTGTTGCTCAGCTTCCGAATCTACACTCAGTAATGCACAAAGTTCGGCAATTACGTCAGCGACTACAGTTGAGCAACGGGTGTTTACTACGCGTTCGGCTCCTCCAGGTAGACGATAAATTTGACGACGTGCTGAACGTCCAGCTGACACAGCAGTAACTTCCTCAACACTAGGCACGTTCTTTCGCCCACCACAGCGTGCTGTCTTACGTAAATTGGCTAAACAAACAGCAGCAGTGCCATGACAAGAACGTCGCCGATCTGACGCAGCGGATGTTAAGTGTTCCATTAGGTAAGGGCGAAGCGCATCTGAACATCCAAAGTAAGCTGCTAAAATGCTGAGTAAACGCCATGCGCGTTGCGCAGAATCTGGGCATGGAGAGCGATTAGCGGTTGTTTGCTTCATCAACTGACAGTAAACTTCATCCCGTAGCGCCAAATACTTGTGGCAatgctgaaatttttttttatcatatattAAAGCTAACAAGTGTACTTTATTTATTCCGAACGTACCATGAGCACAGTATAAACGCACTTAACTTCAGTCAGTTCAGGATCGTGTGGTATATCGCCACAATAACGTAAAATACATTCAAAGCATTCAAGCGCCAAAGGAGCTAGATCATTGGGTAACCGCAGCAAAGGCATACGAATTGGAGTTCCTTGCCATTTAACCAAGTCTGCGTAAGAAGGAGTTTTACGATCAGCGTGATCTCGAACGGCATCGCGATTGCTCACACGACCTTCAGGGTATTGactgaaatttgtaaaattctttgctgtataaggaagtatgtaaaataaatgtgtgAATAAAGTTATTACTCATTTCGGAAGTGTTGCATGGCAAATTGAAGAAGAGAATATTTAGTTACAGAAGGCGACGGCCCACTACTGCCATTTGGTTCTTCTGTCAAATAGTTGGCATCAagatgctgttgttgctgctgctgttgttgttgtacatgttGTTGGTTACTCGATATTTTGCGCACGGGATGTGGGTAACCCGCTTGTTTTGTGAATTGATGACGATCCACATTAATAGCCGTTAATTCTGCCTCACTATCCATTATATGATGTGCATCCTGATGAACATCGACCTCTGCATCGACACTATGCCGTCCATGTTGCATGGCAACTGACTTCTCCATGTTGATTTCATGAACACTTGAAGAGGTCATTGCTGCTGCATCGTTATGGTTATTGACCGCATTTCCATGTTCACGGTGATTGGATTGGCGCGATTCCAATCGTTCAATGGGAACATTGAGTGTTTGTGCTGCTGCACGGGCACCCGATGACAAAGTAGACGCTTTCGATTGACtctgaaatttggaaaataaatgttACCATTATGAAGTAATTTGTATTTCAGTGGTCAAAAACTGGTCTATCAAGACAATTGTGAAAGCTGTACACCACTTCAAGAAAATAAATCATGCAGTAGTAAAACAAACTGCCGAAACAGTATACACAAATGTTAGTGGAAATGTGTGTGCACATTTATTTGTAACGGGTTACCCACGCTCTTTTGCATATTTAACTCTTCACAATGCCTATTGAACGGTTTGTCATGTTCCCGATCacgttataaatacatatatatacatatattgggaTGGATAAATATGGATGATAAATCCTCGTTTGGAGTTTTTCCGGAAGTGTTTTGTGTGTATCTTGAGGTTGTCGTACAGCGAGGTTGTCGATCCCATATGGATAAAAGACTAGAAATCTTGGCTTGTAAGACTTTAAGATAAAAGACTAGGAATCTAGGCTTGTATGACTTTAAGAATAATAATCTACTTCGAAGAAATatcaattatgaataaatatgaaaaactctatgattttaaagaatttagaGAGTATGGAAAAGACGAACTAAAAATTGTAAAGATGTAAGCGTATATGAAAATACAAGAATAGTAGTTTAACAATCTAACTAAGATTACCTTaatagatttttttagaaaaaaatttaaaatgggttGCGTTAAATTATGATGGCCGTAGCAGGAACTGGGCCAGTTCCAGCAGCacgtatgtgcatatgtgtccGTTATGGTGCGTCCTAGTGACTTCACAGTCCAAGAGCAATTCGTACTA
This genomic interval carries:
- the LOC105212728 gene encoding GTP-binding nuclear protein Ran, which gives rise to MAQEGDIPTFKCVLVGDGGTGKTTFVKRHMTGEFEKKYVATLGVEVHPLIFHTNRGAIRFNVWDTAGQEKFGGLRDGYYIQGQCAIIMFDVTSRVTYKNVPNWHRDLVRVCENIPIVLCGNKADIKDRKVKAKSIVFHRKKNLQYYDISAKSNYNFEKPFLWLARKLVGDPNLEFVAMPALLPPEVKMDKDWQLQIERDLQEAQETALPEEDEDL